A single window of Rhodamnia argentea isolate NSW1041297 chromosome 5, ASM2092103v1, whole genome shotgun sequence DNA harbors:
- the LOC115746600 gene encoding basic form of pathogenesis-related protein 1-like translates to MASFVKPSLAITCLTFLLAIAETSLAQSTHQDFVDAHNAARSQVGVAPLAWNYTVAAYAQRYANKRAASGCKMEHSMGPYGENLAEGYGELSGQDAVKMWVAERANYNHGSNACVGGECLHYTQVVWRSSIHLGCARVKCSNGWWFVTCNYDPPGNYEGERPY, encoded by the coding sequence ATGGCTTCTTTTGTCAAACCCTCCCTAGCAATCACATGCCTCACCTTCCTCTTAGCCATTGCCGAAACCTCGCTAGCCCAAAGCACCCACCAGGACTTTGTCGACGCCCACAACGCAGCCCGCAGCCAGGTCGGGGTGGCCCCGCTCGCGTGGAATTACACCGTCGcggcctacgcccagagatacGCCAACAAGCGCGCTGCCAGTGGCTGCAAAATGGAGCACTCGATGGGCCCGTACGGCGAGAACCTGGCCGAGGGCTATGGCGAGCTTAGCGGCCAAGATGCCGTGAAGATGTGGGTGGCCGAGAGGGCGAACTACAACCATGGCTCCAATGCTTGCGTCGGCGGCGAGTGCCTGCATTACACGCAGGTTGTGTGGAGGAGCTCGATTCATCTCGGGTGTGCTAGGGTTAAGTGTAGCAATGGGTGGTGGTTCGTGACTTGTAACTATGACCCTCCGGGGAATTACGAAGGCGAACGTCCCTATTAA
- the LOC115746630 gene encoding branched-chain amino acid aminotransferase 2, chloroplastic-like, translating into MYMMQCTDGESFLHGALARYSKLELDPSAAILNYGQGLLEGLKAQRAKNGQILLFRPEENGLRMKMGAERLCMPSPSVEQFVDALRQTVLANQHWFPPPGKGSLYVRPLLIGSGPVLRMGPVPEYTFLVYASLVSNLHKGQMSMKLVIQDKSHRATPGGTGGIKSITNYSPVSHRTAKISAHHII; encoded by the exons ATGTACATGATGCAGTGCACCGATGGTGAGAGCTTTTTGCATGGAGCTCTTGCTCGCTATTCCAAGCTTGAGCTTGATCCTTCTGCTGCGATCCTCAACTACGGACAG GGATTGCTGGAAGGCCTAAAGGCACAACGGGCAAAAAATGGTCAGATCCTGCTCTTTCGGCCAGAAGAGAACGGCTTGCGCATGAAGATGGGGGCCGAAAGGCTTTGCATGCCATCACCATCCGTAGAGCAATTCGTTGACGCCTTGAGGCAGACTGTCCTAGCCAACCAGCATTGG TTTCCTCCTCCAGGAAAAGGATCATTGTATGTTAGACCTTTGCTCATCGGAAGTGGACCTGTTTTGCGCATGGGGCCAGTGCCAGAATATACATTTCTGGTATATGCTTCACTGGTTAGTAATCTGCATAAG GGTCAGATGTCCATGAAATTGGTCATCCAGGATAAGTCCCATAGAGCTACTCCTGGAGGAACCGGGGGAATCAAATCCATCACAAACTACTCCCCTGTAAGCCATCGAACAGCAAAAATTTCTGCTCATCACATAATTTGA
- the LOC115730479 gene encoding pathogenesis-related protein 1-like — MICHNMSSCMSVPLHITFLVVLILASISLSVAQDSPQDYVAAHNAARSQVGVGQIVWDERVASYASDYAKKLARDCTRLVHSGGPYGENLARASPDLTGTRAVNMWVGEKPYYNYNSNSCAPGKVCGHYTQVVWRNSVRLGCAKARCATGGTLVTCNYDPPGNVVGQKPY, encoded by the coding sequence ATGATCTGCCACAATATGAGTTCCTGTATGAGTGTTCCTCTCCATATCACTTTCCTCGTCGTGCTAATCCTAGCGTCGATTTCTCTGTCTGTCGCCCAGGACTCGCCTCAGGACTATGTTGCAGCCCACAATGCGGCCCGCTCTCAGGTCGGTGTGGGCCAAATCGTTTGGGACGAGCGCGTTGCTAGTTATGCCAGTGATTACGCCAAAAAGCTTGCCAGAGATTGCACACGTCTAGTCCACTCGGGCGGACCATATGGGGAGAACCTCGCTCGGGCTTCCCCTGATCTCACCGGCACAAGAGCGGTGAACATGTGGGTTGGGGAAAAGCCTTACTACAACTACAATTCCAACTCGTGCGCGCCAGGGAAGGTTTGCGGGCATTACACTCAGGTGGTGTGGCGCAACTCGGTTCGGCTTGGATGCGCGAAGGCTCGATGCGCGACAGGCGGTACTTTGGTAACCTGTAACTATGATCCTCCTGGGAACGTTGTCGGCCAAAAGCCTTATTGA